The following are encoded together in the Babesia microti strain RI chromosome II, complete genome genome:
- a CDS encoding Long chain acyl-CoA synthetase 5 (overlaps_old_locusTagID:BBM_II00110) produces MIPGTAKDHYSVPLRDSKTPNCSMVYRNPLSVNKLFDSKTDHHLKTAWDIFQQGKSKNPEADCLGKRRRLLNDKFSEFEFISYAAAENLGNNLGSALLHLDCLVEQPSGFPNLLPIKPLGIYIPNCIEWLIAEIACNGFGLTLVPIYDTLGIESTRYIMKITQLTTIISSVDLALNILQAIGNSPNPTEFALKYFIIVTEDPIPKQLEHNDLGIEIKLWRDVIDLGRAHPRHFSPATPNHIHTISFTSGTSGIPKGVVISQQAFTTTITSVFVSFELRGITSIPDSLKVYLSYLPLAHMFERCFVNAVYCISGKIGVYSGEIKTILDDFQSLKPYIFTTVPRLLQRIYDRVMNNIQQKNFILRALFYRGLSIKLQRIKATGNCEHGFYDKIIFGKLRELLGGEVKFIFVGSSPLDCNVHNCLRAFFSDSIVSGYALTEICAGGFFQDVGDPQPNNVGSPCVSLEYKIQSVPEFDLDATTDNPKGQLLIRGTSVAAGYFKDPKATEQTFKDGWLHTGDIVERLDNGAIVIIDRLKEIFKLAQGEYISPDKLESTLSRSPFVLQSFVTGLSTEQFPVAIVVPDPDYGKLWAKKNNAPNDINLLCENPLFKDAILDSIVTVCREAQLKGFEIVKQIHLEPVPFDTKNGMLTSTSKLRRLAARKRYMEVIQRLYDMTRKGTQP; encoded by the exons ATGATCCCAGGTACCGCCAAGGACCACTACTCGGTTCCACTTAGGGATAGCAAAACACCta aTTGTTCGATGGTGTACCGCAATCCCCTGTCTGTGAACAAACTCTTCGATTCAAAGACTGACCACCACTTGAAAACTGCCTGGGACATTTTTCAACAGGGTAAATCCAAAAACCCAGAAGCTGATTGCCTGGGCAAACGAAGACGGTTGCTCAATGACAAATTTTCTGAATTTGAATTCATCTCCTATGCCGCA gcTGAAAATCTTGGCAATAACCTGGGCAGCGCATTGTTACATCTAGATTGTCTTGTTGAACAACCGTCAGGATTCCCAAACTTATTACCTATTAAGCCACTTGGGATCTACATTCCCAATTGTATTGAATGGTTAATAGCAGAAATTGCCTGTAATGGGTTTGGCCTAACTTTAGTACCGATTTACGACACTTTGGGCATTGAATCCACACGGTACATTATGAAGATTACCCAACTCACCACTATAATTTCAAGTGTTGATCTTGCACTTAACATATTGCAAGCTATCGGAAACTCCCCCAATCCTACGGAGTTTGCTCTCAAGTATTTCATAATAGTAACCGAAGACCCTATCCCTAAACAACTGGAGCATAATGATCTGGGTATAGAAATTAAGTTGTGGAGGGATGTTATTGATTTGGGACGGGCACATCCAAGGCATTTCTCTCCAGCCACGCCAAATCATATACACACTATATCATTTACCTCCGGAACATCTGGTATACCAAAGGGAGTTGTGATATCACAACAGGCATTCACCACTACTATAACTTCTGTTTTTGTATCCT TTGAATTAAGGGGAATTACGTCAATACCGGATTCGTTAAAGGTGTACCTATCATACCTCCCTTTGGCGCACATGTTTGAAAGATGCTTTGTAAATGCAGTTTACTGTATTTCTGGCAAGATCGGTGTCTATTCGGGCGAGATTAAGACGATACTTGATGATTTTCAGTCGCTAAAGCCGTATATATTCACCACAGTCCCACGTTTGCTGCAGCGTATATACGATCGCGTCATGAACAATATCCAGCAGAAGAATTTCATCTTAAGGGCGCTGTTTTACCGCGGCCTCTCAATTAAGTTACAACGGATCAAGGCCACTGGAAACTGTGAGCATGGATTTTATGATAAG ATAATTTTTGGGAAATTGAGGGAACTTTTGGGAGGAGAAGTAAAGTTTATCTTTGTCGGTTCGTCCCCACTGGATTGCAACGTGCATAATTGCCTCCGTGCCTTCTTCTCCGACAGCATTGTCTCCGGTTACGCCTTAACGGAGATCTGTGCCGGTGGCTTCTTCCAGGATGTTGGAGACCCACAACCAAACAACGTAGGTTCCCCCTGTGTTAGCCTTgaatacaaaatacaatCTGTGCCAGAGTTTGACCTGGATGCCACTACTGATAATCCCAAGGGACAATTGCTGATAAGAGGCACATCTGTTGCTGCAGGTTACTTTAAGGACCCCAAAGCCACTGAACAGACCTTTAAGGATGGATGGTTGCACACTGGTGATATAGTGGAGAGGTTGGATAACGGCGCTATAGTTATCATTGATAGACTAAAGGAGATATTCAAATTGGCTCAAGGAGAATACATTTCACCCGATAAACTTGAATCAACACTATCCCGAAGCCCATTTGTTCTTCAATCGTTCGTCACTGGATTGTCCACAGAACAGTTTCCCGTTGCCATAGTGGTACCCGATCCAGACTATGGCAAATTATGGGCTAAGAAGAACAATGCACCGAACGATATCAATCTCCTATGTGAAAATCCGCTCTTCAAGGATGCGATTTTGGATAGTATAGTTACAGTATGCAGAGAAGCTCAATTGAAAGGGTTTGAGATTGTGAAACAGATACATTTGGAACCTGTACCTTTTGACACAAAGAATGGAATGCTTACCAGCACTTCAAAATTGAGGAGATTGGCGGCTAGGAAAAGATACATGGAGGTAATTCAGAGACTTTACGATATGACACGGAAGGGGACGCAGCCTTAA